From Topomyia yanbarensis strain Yona2022 chromosome 1, ASM3024719v1, whole genome shotgun sequence, one genomic window encodes:
- the LOC131694275 gene encoding uncharacterized protein LOC131694275 — protein MMDTLILSIILTKLLIISGNQNFMQIHDLNNNPGLLALNIGYGFLQIGEHKIFHVINLDTYEPIFKRLGIIINGLKSIDEFQDTVESLDMKYKNAHEIYAELLPRNSRKRGILNFIGTGIKQITGNLDNDDLTLLNNDINQLQIDNKMLIIQNNEQVKINIQFQDRINTLIKEFNKQQDEITKGIIAARTNSSNRNFNFFKEIFKLNLNLDRLLLHLRDIHETIQLARLNIISERILSLEELNFANTKLEEQGVGIVNIEKYLRVFRLESIILPIKVNIYYYSPFHRKISILPYFSRFSTSRECNVKITQS, from the coding sequence ATGATGGACACCTTGATACTCTCAATCATTCTAACAAAACTTCTTATAATTTCAGGAAACCAAAATTTTATGCAAATTCATGATTTAAACAACAACCCAGGTTTGTTGGCATTGAATATAGGATATGGCTTTTTACAAATCGGCGAGCACAAAATCTTTCATGTCATCAACCTTGACACgtatgaaccgatttttaaaaGGCTTGGCATTATAATAAACGGGCTGAAATCAATTGATGAATTTCAGGACACAGTAGAATCACTGGACATGAAATACAAGAATGCCCATGAAATATATGCCGAATTACTACCTAGAAACAGCAGAAAACGAGGAATATTGAACTTCATTGGAACCGGAATTAAGCAAATAACTGGAAACCTAGATAACGATGACTTAACTCTTTTAAATAACGATATCAATCAATTGCAGATAGACAATAAAATGCTAATTATCCAAAACAATGAGCAGGTAAAGATTAATATTCAGTTTCAGGACAGGATAAATACTCTTATCAAAGAATTTAATAAACAGCAAGACGAAATAACCAAAGGCATAATAGCTGCTAGAACTAACTCCAGTAATAGAAACTTTAACTTCTTCAAAGAAATATTCAAGCTCAATTTAAATCTAGATCGCCTGTTGTTACACCTTCGAGACATTCATGAAACCATCCAATTAGCTAGACTCAATATTATTTCAGAAAGAATTCTTTCATTAGAAGAACTAAATTTCGCAAACACAAAATTAGAGGAACAAGGTGTAGGAATCGTAAACATCGAAAAGTATTTACGAGTTTTTAGGCTTGAAAGCATTATTCTACCAATCAAAgttaatatttattattatagTCCCTTTCATAGAAAAATCAGCATACTTCCATATTTTAGTAGATTCAGTACCAGTAGGGAATGCAACGTTAAAATTACCCAGTCGTGA